Genomic DNA from Planktomarina temperata RCA23:
AAGCTGGCACTGCCTGCGGGCCGCTGAAAGGACAGATCCGGCCATGGGGCAAGCCCATCAAGATCGGGCATATGCCCGCTACGTTTCAAAATTTCCGTAGGAAAGCGCCCCATATGCACCGGGCGATTGCGATCTGAAAACAGCTTAGCCATGGGCGCGTCCTCTGAGTTTTGCTGTCATTGCCGCCAAAATGGACAGGGCAATCTCTGCCGGTGTGCGGCTGCCGATGTCGAGCCCCACCGGCCCTTGAATTCGGGCAAACTGCGCCGCGCTCACCCCCAGCTCCAGCATGGACTGGCGACGCTTGGCATGGGTGCGGGTGGATCCCAATGCCCCGATATAGAATACATCGCTTGCAACTGCGTGTTGCAACGCGGGCGTGTCCATTTTGGGATCATGCGTCAGAGTCACAAAGGCTGTGCGCCCATCGAGCGCCAGTCTGGCCAAAGCCTCCTCTGGCCAGTCGACAATCACCTCATGCCCATCAAAACGGGCCGGGCTTGCGAAACTGTCGCGCGGATCAATGATGGTCACGAGATAGCCCGCCATCTGCGCCATTGGGGCCAAATATTGCGCAATATGCACCGCGCCCATGATCACCAAGCGCAGGGGCACGGTTTGCACATAGGTGAAGACATCCCCCGCAAGCCCGACACCGGCCTCAAAAACGGCAAGGTCAGTTTGCGCCAAAATCAATTCGCGCTGCCAGCTGGACAAGTCCAACCTCACTGCAATAGGCTGTCGGGCTGATTGCGCTTCAACAAGACGCTCCAGCATGGCCGGATCCACACCCTGACCCTGCCCCACGGGCTCGACCACCAGTTCAATCTCACCGCCACAGGCCAGCCCGACAGCGAAAGCATCCGCATCGGCAACCCCGTAGCGCAGGCGTCGGCACTGCCCCGCCTCCAATGCCTCCAGCGCCTCCAAGACCACCGCGCCTTCAACGCAGCCGCCTGAGACAGACCCGTGAAAGCTGCCATCTGCGCAAATCAACATCTGAGCGCCAACGGGCCGAGGC
This window encodes:
- a CDS encoding XdhC family protein; translation: MAVAEEMTAMALRLHRQGQPVALATVMATWGSAPRPVGAQMLICADGSFHGSVSGGCVEGAVVLEALEALEAGQCRRLRYGVADADAFAVGLACGGEIELVVEPVGQGQGVDPAMLERLVEAQSARQPIAVRLDLSSWQRELILAQTDLAVFEAGVGLAGDVFTYVQTVPLRLVIMGAVHIAQYLAPMAQMAGYLVTIIDPRDSFASPARFDGHEVIVDWPEEALARLALDGRTAFVTLTHDPKMDTPALQHAVASDVFYIGALGSTRTHAKRRQSMLELGVSAAQFARIQGPVGLDIGSRTPAEIALSILAAMTAKLRGRAHG